From the genome of Actinacidiphila yeochonensis CN732, one region includes:
- a CDS encoding 8-amino-7-oxononanoate synthase: MKSNPPPSDPFGWIAEQDRGRRAAGLRRELRPRPADQPLLDLAGNDYLGLARHPEVVRAGADACLRWGAGSTGSRLVTGSTRLHAELEAELAAFTGFEAALVFASGYAANLAAVTALAGAGTLVVSDAANHASLIDGCRLARGATSVVPHADADAVRKALDGHRGPALVVSDAVFSVDGEAAPLPELASCVRAFGAALLLDDAHGLGVVGPEGRGSAHTHGLAGAPDVVCTATLSKALGAQGGVVLGPAAVIEHLVNAARTFIFDTGLAPAAAGAALAALRLLRREPERAGRARAVARAFHERLTAAGLPAVEPDACVVSVRAPSPAAAARWAADCRAAGVAVGCFRPPSVSDGISRLRLTARCDLTEEQIGLAVETVVRTAPAG, translated from the coding sequence GTGAAGAGCAACCCGCCCCCCTCGGACCCGTTCGGGTGGATCGCCGAGCAGGACCGCGGCCGGCGCGCCGCCGGCCTGCGCCGCGAACTGCGCCCCCGCCCCGCCGACCAGCCGCTGCTGGACCTGGCGGGCAACGACTACCTCGGGCTGGCCCGCCACCCCGAGGTGGTGCGGGCCGGCGCGGACGCCTGCCTGCGCTGGGGCGCCGGCTCCACCGGGTCCCGGCTGGTCACCGGGAGCACCCGGCTGCACGCCGAACTGGAGGCGGAACTCGCCGCGTTCACCGGCTTCGAGGCGGCCCTGGTGTTCGCCTCCGGGTACGCCGCCAACCTCGCGGCCGTCACCGCGCTGGCCGGCGCGGGCACCCTCGTGGTCTCGGACGCGGCCAACCACGCCTCCCTCATCGACGGCTGCCGGCTCGCCCGCGGCGCCACCTCGGTGGTGCCGCACGCCGACGCGGACGCGGTGCGCAAGGCGCTCGACGGCCACCGCGGGCCGGCGCTGGTGGTCAGCGACGCCGTCTTCTCGGTGGACGGCGAGGCGGCGCCGCTCCCCGAACTGGCATCCTGTGTGCGCGCGTTCGGCGCTGCGCTGCTGCTGGACGACGCGCACGGGCTCGGCGTCGTGGGTCCGGAGGGGCGCGGCAGCGCCCACACGCACGGGCTCGCGGGGGCGCCGGACGTGGTGTGCACGGCCACCCTGTCCAAGGCGCTCGGCGCGCAGGGCGGCGTGGTGCTCGGCCCGGCGGCCGTCATCGAGCACCTGGTGAACGCCGCCCGCACCTTCATCTTCGACACCGGCCTGGCCCCGGCCGCCGCCGGGGCGGCGCTCGCCGCGCTGCGGCTGCTGCGCCGCGAACCCGAACGCGCAGGCCGCGCCCGGGCGGTGGCCCGTGCCTTCCACGAGCGGCTGACGGCGGCGGGGCTGCCGGCGGTGGAGCCCGACGCGTGCGTGGTGTCGGTCCGGGCACCGTCACCGGCCGCCGCGGCGCGATGGGCGGCCGACTGCCGTGCCGCGGGCGTGGCGGTGGGGTGCTTCCGGCCACCGTCGGTGAGTGACGGGATCTCGCGGTTGCGGCTGACCGCCCGCTGTGATCTGACGGAGGAGCAGATCGGTCTCGCCGTCGAGACGGTGGTCCGTACCGCGCCCGCCGGTTGA
- a CDS encoding urease subunit alpha encodes MPDLDRAVYAGLYGPTTGDRVRLADTDLLVEVERDLAGGPGRAGDEAVFGGGKVIRESMGQGRATRADGAPDTVITGAVVLDHWGVVKADIGIRDGRIAALGKAGNPDTMDGVHPDLVIGPDTEVIAGNGLILTAGTVDAHVHFISPTLVTQALACGVTTLVGGGTGPAEGTKATTITPGRWHLERMFAALDGQPVNIGLLGKGNTVHQPALEEQLRAGAVGFKIHEDWGATPAAIDACLRVCERSGAQLALHTDTLNEAGFVEDTLAAIAGRTVHAYHTEGAGGGHAPDIITVVSQPHILPSSTNPTRPHTVNTVEEHLDMLMVCHHLNPAVPEDLAFAESRIRPTTIAAEDVLHDLGAISIISSDSQAMGRIGEIALRTWQTAHVMKRRRGALPGDGRADNLRARRYVAKYTINPAIAQGMDGEVGSVEPGKLADLVLWEPAFFGVKPRLVLKGGQIAYAQMGDANASVPTPEPVLPRPMFGATGAAPARNSVNFTTQAALDDGLPERLGLAKPFTAAHGTRGITKADMRENDALPRVEVDPDSFTVRIDGEPVEPAPATELPMTQRYFLF; translated from the coding sequence ATGCCTGACCTCGACCGGGCCGTGTACGCCGGCCTCTACGGACCCACCACCGGCGACCGTGTCCGCCTCGCCGACACCGACCTGCTCGTCGAGGTCGAACGCGACCTGGCCGGCGGCCCCGGACGGGCCGGCGACGAGGCGGTGTTCGGCGGCGGCAAGGTCATCCGCGAGTCCATGGGACAGGGCCGCGCCACCCGTGCCGACGGCGCGCCCGACACCGTGATCACCGGCGCCGTCGTCCTCGACCACTGGGGCGTCGTCAAGGCCGACATCGGCATCCGCGACGGCCGGATCGCCGCCCTGGGCAAGGCCGGCAACCCCGACACCATGGACGGCGTCCACCCCGACCTGGTGATCGGCCCCGACACCGAGGTGATCGCCGGCAACGGTCTCATCCTCACCGCCGGGACCGTCGACGCGCACGTCCACTTCATCTCGCCCACCCTCGTCACCCAGGCCCTGGCCTGCGGGGTGACCACCCTCGTCGGCGGCGGCACCGGACCCGCCGAGGGCACCAAGGCGACCACCATCACCCCCGGCCGGTGGCATCTGGAGCGGATGTTCGCCGCGCTGGACGGCCAGCCGGTCAACATCGGGCTGCTCGGCAAGGGGAACACCGTCCACCAGCCCGCGCTGGAGGAGCAGTTGCGGGCCGGCGCCGTCGGCTTCAAGATCCACGAGGACTGGGGCGCCACCCCCGCCGCCATCGACGCCTGCCTGCGGGTTTGTGAACGCTCGGGCGCCCAACTCGCCCTGCACACCGACACGCTGAACGAGGCCGGCTTCGTCGAGGACACCCTCGCCGCCATCGCGGGCCGCACCGTCCACGCCTACCACACCGAGGGCGCGGGCGGCGGCCACGCCCCCGACATCATCACCGTCGTCTCCCAGCCGCACATCCTGCCGTCCTCCACCAACCCCACCCGCCCGCACACCGTCAACACCGTCGAGGAGCACCTCGACATGCTGATGGTCTGCCACCACCTCAACCCCGCCGTGCCCGAGGACCTCGCCTTCGCCGAGTCCCGCATCCGGCCCACCACCATCGCCGCGGAGGACGTGCTCCACGACCTCGGCGCCATCAGCATCATCAGCTCCGACTCCCAGGCCATGGGCCGGATCGGCGAGATCGCGCTGCGCACCTGGCAGACCGCGCACGTGATGAAGCGCCGCCGCGGCGCCCTGCCCGGCGACGGCCGCGCCGACAACCTCCGCGCCCGCCGCTACGTCGCCAAGTACACCATCAACCCGGCCATCGCCCAGGGCATGGACGGCGAGGTCGGCTCCGTCGAACCGGGCAAGCTCGCCGACCTGGTCCTGTGGGAGCCGGCGTTCTTCGGCGTGAAACCCCGACTCGTCCTCAAGGGAGGACAGATCGCCTACGCGCAGATGGGCGACGCCAACGCCTCGGTCCCCACGCCCGAACCCGTCCTGCCCCGGCCGATGTTCGGCGCGACCGGCGCCGCGCCCGCCCGCAACTCCGTCAACTTCACCACCCAGGCGGCCCTCGACGACGGGCTGCCCGAACGCCTCGGCCTGGCCAAGCCGTTCACGGCCGCCCACGGCACCCGCGGGATCACCAAGGCGGACATGCGGGAGAACGACGCGCTGCCCCGGGTGGAGGTCGACCCCGACTCCTTCACCGTGCGGATCGACGGCGAACCCGTGGAGCCCGCCCCGGCCACCGAACTGCCCATGACCCAGCGGTACTTCCTCTTCTGA
- a CDS encoding urease subunit gamma, whose protein sequence is MRLTPQEQERLLVHVAADVAERRRARGLRLNHPEAVALITAHVLEGARDGRTVTELMASGRTVLGRAEVMEGIPEMVDRVQVEATFPDGTKLVTVHQPIV, encoded by the coding sequence GTGCGGTTGACCCCCCAGGAGCAGGAGCGGCTGCTCGTCCACGTGGCCGCCGACGTCGCCGAGCGGCGGCGGGCGCGCGGCCTGCGGCTGAACCACCCCGAGGCCGTCGCGCTGATCACCGCGCACGTCCTCGAAGGCGCCCGCGACGGACGCACCGTCACCGAGCTGATGGCCTCCGGCCGCACCGTGCTCGGCCGCGCCGAGGTCATGGAGGGCATTCCCGAGATGGTGGATCGGGTGCAGGTCGAGGCGACCTTCCCGGATGGCACCAAGCTGGTCACCGTCCACCAGCCGATCGTCTGA
- a CDS encoding type II toxin-antitoxin system Phd/YefM family antitoxin, whose amino-acid sequence MAHDVPVTQARAQLAELVNRVVYGGEQVVLTRHGKPLVALVSAADLERLRELDARAESLTTSVLSSVEAPVSARGERQRFGIAAEQRGAPAGDRRP is encoded by the coding sequence ATGGCTCACGACGTCCCAGTGACACAAGCGCGCGCGCAGCTCGCCGAGCTCGTCAACCGCGTGGTCTACGGCGGTGAACAGGTGGTGCTGACCCGCCACGGCAAGCCCCTCGTCGCCCTCGTCTCCGCGGCTGACCTGGAACGACTGCGCGAGCTCGACGCCCGGGCCGAAAGCCTGACGACCAGTGTGCTCTCCTCCGTGGAGGCCCCGGTGTCCGCCAGGGGCGAACGCCAGCGGTTCGGCATCGCCGCCGAGCAGCGCGGCGCGCCGGCGGGCGACCGCCGCCCGTAA
- a CDS encoding GNAT family N-acetyltransferase: MDAGEGGRAVLGEVLELAARGVFPPPDGAVEFVPQPSQRDAGVLALTAHTVVFADLGPRATAADAAPLWDALPPGDLSAPLNPPFLAALSARTGRVVNNVDVLAAAPSLPGPPPGALVETTDRAHPRITRALRHRDDVRAWTVPGATMLLGRGVAGRWEVAAEVEPEARGRGLGRELALAARHLCPGPYLWAQIAPGNAASLRAFLAAGFVPVGAEVLLLPADGSEDRDESDRAE, translated from the coding sequence ATGGACGCGGGCGAGGGTGGACGCGCCGTACTGGGAGAGGTGTTGGAGCTGGCGGCGCGGGGCGTGTTCCCGCCGCCGGACGGCGCGGTGGAGTTCGTACCGCAGCCGTCGCAGCGGGACGCGGGGGTACTCGCCCTCACCGCGCACACGGTGGTCTTCGCCGACCTCGGCCCGCGGGCCACCGCCGCGGACGCCGCGCCCTTGTGGGACGCACTGCCGCCGGGCGACCTTTCGGCGCCCCTCAACCCGCCTTTCCTGGCAGCGCTTTCGGCCCGCACCGGGCGGGTGGTGAACAACGTCGACGTGCTCGCCGCGGCCCCGTCCCTGCCCGGACCGCCGCCGGGCGCCCTGGTGGAGACGACCGACCGCGCGCACCCCCGGATCACCCGGGCGCTGCGGCACCGCGACGACGTCCGGGCCTGGACGGTGCCCGGCGCCACGATGCTGCTCGGCCGGGGAGTCGCCGGCCGCTGGGAGGTGGCCGCCGAGGTGGAACCCGAGGCTCGGGGGCGCGGCCTGGGCCGCGAACTGGCCCTGGCGGCACGGCACCTGTGCCCGGGGCCGTACCTGTGGGCGCAGATCGCGCCGGGCAACGCCGCGAGCCTGCGGGCCTTCCTCGCCGCGGGCTTCGTACCGGTGGGCGCGGAGGTGCTGCTCCTGCCCGCGGACGGGAGCGAGGACCGCGACGAGTCGGACAGAGCCGAATAG
- a CDS encoding ATP-dependent Clp protease proteolytic subunit: MEVCAVPYRPSSSSPPADRRGASGPSGASAWTTDGPAPLVPPGAAAVRSAEARYVLPEFTERSSSGIERTMDPYSKLLQERIVFLGTPIDDTSANDVMAQLVYLESSAPEQDINLYINSPGGSFSAMTAVYDTMQFVTCDVATVCIGQAASAAAVLLAAGAPGKRMITPGARVLIHQPSLSEAVQGDVSDLELQAKELLRTREQLEVLLARHTGRTQEQVAADIERDKILDAQGALAYGLVDQVTASRKTTPLGPAR; the protein is encoded by the coding sequence ATGGAGGTGTGCGCTGTGCCCTACCGCCCGTCCTCGTCCTCCCCTCCCGCCGACCGGCGCGGTGCGTCCGGCCCGTCCGGTGCGTCCGCCTGGACCACGGACGGTCCGGCTCCCCTCGTACCGCCCGGGGCGGCCGCCGTCCGGTCCGCCGAAGCCCGCTACGTGCTGCCCGAGTTCACCGAGCGCAGCAGCAGCGGGATCGAGCGCACGATGGACCCGTACTCCAAGCTGCTCCAGGAGCGGATCGTCTTCCTGGGCACGCCGATCGACGACACCTCGGCCAACGACGTGATGGCCCAGCTCGTCTACCTGGAGAGCTCCGCGCCCGAGCAGGACATCAACCTCTACATCAACTCGCCCGGCGGCTCGTTCTCCGCGATGACCGCGGTCTACGACACCATGCAGTTCGTCACCTGCGACGTGGCCACCGTGTGCATCGGCCAGGCCGCGTCGGCGGCCGCGGTGCTGCTGGCGGCCGGCGCCCCCGGCAAGCGGATGATCACCCCGGGCGCCCGCGTCCTCATCCACCAGCCGTCGCTGTCCGAGGCGGTCCAGGGCGATGTCTCCGACCTGGAGCTCCAGGCCAAGGAGCTGCTGCGCACCCGGGAGCAGTTGGAGGTGCTGCTGGCCCGGCACACCGGCCGGACGCAGGAGCAGGTGGCCGCGGACATCGAGCGCGACAAGATCCTCGACGCCCAGGGCGCCCTGGCCTACGGCCTGGTGGACCAGGTGACGGCCAGCCGCAAGACCACCCCTCTCGGCCCCGCGCGGTGA
- a CDS encoding urease accessory protein UreF, with the protein MTTTGNGPAPQPAARAALLLLADGRFPAGGHAHSGGVEAAVAAGRVRDAATLADFCRGRLHTTGLVAAALAAAATAGADPTALDTAADARTPSAALRASSRRLGRQLLRAARTVWPAPTLEALAAAAPRGLHQPVVLGAVAAAAGLQPHDAALAAVHDSTTTPATAAVRLLGLDPFHAAAVLADLAAEVDEVAERAARCGLRAATHGPAALPAASAPLLDLTAEAHVRWPVRLFAS; encoded by the coding sequence GTGACGACCACCGGGAACGGTCCCGCCCCGCAGCCGGCGGCCCGCGCCGCCCTGCTGCTCCTGGCCGACGGCCGCTTCCCGGCCGGCGGGCACGCCCACTCCGGCGGAGTGGAGGCCGCGGTGGCCGCCGGACGGGTGCGCGACGCGGCCACGCTCGCGGACTTCTGCCGCGGCCGGCTGCACACCACAGGACTGGTCGCCGCCGCACTGGCCGCGGCGGCGACCGCCGGGGCCGACCCCACCGCCCTCGACACGGCGGCCGACGCCCGCACCCCCTCCGCCGCGCTGCGCGCCTCCTCCCGCCGACTGGGCCGCCAACTGCTGCGCGCCGCACGGACGGTGTGGCCCGCGCCGACGCTGGAAGCGCTCGCCGCGGCCGCTCCCCGCGGCCTCCACCAGCCGGTCGTGCTCGGTGCCGTGGCGGCCGCGGCCGGCCTCCAGCCGCACGACGCCGCGCTCGCCGCCGTGCACGACAGCACCACGACGCCCGCCACCGCCGCCGTGCGGCTGCTCGGCCTCGACCCCTTCCACGCGGCGGCCGTGCTGGCCGATCTGGCCGCCGAGGTGGACGAGGTCGCCGAGCGGGCCGCCCGCTGCGGGCTGCGCGCCGCCACCCACGGCCCGGCCGCGCTGCCGGCGGCCTCCGCCCCGCTGCTGGACCTCACGGCGGAGGCGCACGTCCGCTGGCCGGTCCGGCTCTTCGCGTCATGA
- a CDS encoding C40 family peptidase — protein MSTPNRLCSAPAPSRLSRLGAASLLTAAAVAVPCLLPGAAQHADAAALGARALGIAASKKGALYQWGATGPYRFDCSGLTMYSFKRAGKTLPRTAAQQYNRTKHISARSRKKGDLVFFHSGSSGSSVYHVGIYAGHGNIWHAPKTGASVRLEHIWTRAVWYGRVTT, from the coding sequence ATGTCCACGCCCAACCGCCTCTGCTCCGCGCCGGCCCCCTCGCGGCTCTCACGGCTCGGCGCCGCCTCCCTCCTGACCGCGGCGGCCGTGGCCGTCCCCTGCCTGCTGCCGGGTGCCGCGCAGCACGCGGACGCCGCCGCCCTGGGCGCCAGGGCCCTGGGGATCGCGGCGTCGAAGAAGGGGGCGCTCTACCAGTGGGGCGCCACCGGCCCGTACCGCTTCGACTGCTCGGGGCTGACGATGTACTCGTTCAAGCGGGCCGGCAAGACCCTGCCGCGCACGGCGGCGCAGCAGTACAACCGCACCAAGCACATCTCGGCGCGCTCCCGGAAGAAGGGCGACCTGGTGTTCTTCCACTCCGGCTCGTCCGGTTCCTCCGTCTACCACGTGGGGATCTACGCCGGGCACGGCAATATCTGGCACGCTCCCAAGACCGGTGCGTCGGTCCGGCTGGAACACATCTGGACCCGGGCGGTGTGGTACGGCCGGGTGACCACCTGA
- a CDS encoding ATP-binding protein produces MADLQEAVVTLPSAPASVSAARRYVCDRLAEWGLPSDAPALDSVRLIVSELATNAVLHTCGRSPEFTVLMRLEHSERLHIGVRDRHPRWPRLQPADEPGEACPLADFDLDPCALDPGDLDPGAGYGGDPGAGGREDGGRGMVIVGHLADESGGALRITPTEEGGKTVWIVLPWTVRVL; encoded by the coding sequence ATGGCAGACCTGCAAGAAGCCGTCGTCACCCTGCCGAGTGCCCCGGCATCGGTGTCGGCGGCCCGGAGGTACGTGTGCGACCGGCTCGCCGAGTGGGGCCTGCCCTCCGACGCGCCGGCACTGGACTCGGTACGGCTCATCGTCTCCGAACTCGCCACCAACGCCGTCCTGCACACCTGCGGACGGTCGCCGGAATTCACCGTCCTGATGCGACTGGAGCACAGCGAGCGGCTGCACATCGGTGTGCGCGACCGCCACCCGCGCTGGCCGCGGCTCCAGCCCGCCGACGAGCCGGGGGAGGCGTGCCCCCTGGCGGACTTCGACCTCGACCCCTGCGCCCTCGACCCCGGAGATCTCGACCCCGGCGCCGGCTACGGCGGCGACCCGGGTGCCGGCGGGCGGGAGGACGGCGGCCGCGGCATGGTGATCGTCGGTCACCTCGCCGACGAGTCGGGCGGCGCGCTGCGGATCACCCCGACAGAGGAGGGCGGCAAGACCGTGTGGATCGTGCTGCCCTGGACGGTCCGCGTCCTGTGA
- a CDS encoding DUF397 domain-containing protein, giving the protein MTALPRFIASAVTLSGASWRRSSHSTAANNCVEAADLGSGLTAVRDSKDPAGPALLFTADAWGQFVRSAADGSFTRG; this is encoded by the coding sequence ATGACAGCGCTTCCCCGTTTCATCGCCTCCGCCGTGACGCTTTCCGGTGCGAGTTGGCGGCGTAGCAGTCACAGCACCGCGGCCAACAACTGCGTGGAGGCAGCGGACCTCGGGTCCGGCCTGACGGCCGTGCGCGACTCGAAGGACCCGGCCGGCCCCGCGCTGCTGTTCACAGCCGACGCGTGGGGGCAGTTCGTCCGGTCCGCCGCCGACGGGTCGTTCACCCGGGGGTGA
- a CDS encoding helix-turn-helix domain-containing protein, producing the protein MERVPAVRRRRLGEELRRLRDLSGLTSGEAAQLAGWHQSKVSRIETGRSGVRAEDVAVLLDVYAVRDRDVRELLSTLAGHGYQRGWWHDFRDVLPVEYRDFITLETGACRARSMENSVVPGLLQTRSYARALTRDVMPGLAQSEADALVDVRITRQAVLHQADPLELWAVLDEAVLRREVGGREVMAEQLAHLEQATRLPQVHLQVLPFSAGGHQGLTNSFVIFSFPNTADLDVVVVDHLTSSLYVDRKEDIAAYTDAFLRLSDRSLPREESAAMITDIRKEVS; encoded by the coding sequence ATGGAACGAGTTCCGGCCGTGCGCCGGCGCAGACTCGGGGAGGAACTGCGCAGGCTGCGCGACCTCTCCGGCCTGACCAGCGGCGAGGCCGCGCAGCTTGCGGGCTGGCACCAGTCGAAGGTCAGCCGCATCGAGACCGGCCGCAGCGGGGTGCGCGCCGAGGACGTGGCCGTACTCCTCGACGTGTACGCGGTGCGCGACCGCGACGTGCGCGAGCTGCTGAGCACCCTGGCCGGCCACGGCTACCAGCGCGGCTGGTGGCACGACTTCCGCGACGTGCTGCCCGTGGAGTACCGCGACTTCATCACCCTGGAGACCGGTGCCTGCCGGGCCCGTTCGATGGAGAACAGCGTGGTGCCCGGCCTGCTCCAGACCCGCTCGTACGCCCGCGCGCTGACCCGGGACGTGATGCCGGGCCTGGCGCAGAGCGAGGCGGACGCCCTGGTGGACGTGCGGATAACCAGGCAGGCCGTGCTCCACCAGGCCGACCCGCTGGAGCTGTGGGCGGTGCTCGACGAGGCGGTGCTGCGGCGCGAGGTGGGCGGGCGCGAGGTGATGGCGGAGCAGCTCGCCCATCTCGAACAGGCCACCCGGCTTCCGCAGGTGCACTTGCAGGTTCTGCCGTTCTCCGCGGGCGGCCACCAGGGACTGACGAATTCTTTCGTCATCTTCTCGTTTCCGAACACGGCTGATCTCGATGTTGTCGTTGTCGACCACTTGACGAGTAGTCTCTACGTTGATCGGAAAGAGGACATCGCGGCCTACACGGATGCCTTCCTCCGATTGAGTGACCGATCTCTTCCGCGGGAGGAGTCGGCGGCAATGATCACCGACATCCGTAAGGAGGTTTCATGA